From the Pseudodesulfovibrio sp. S3 genome, the window GCCGTGAGGATTTTCCCGTCCAAGCTGCATTGGTAGATGCCGCTGGTGGCCTGTTCCACCATGGTTCGGAAGCGTTCCTCGCTTTCGCGCAGGGCCTGTTCCGTCTCCATTCGTTGGGTGATGTCCGTATGTGTACCGGACATCCGCAAGACTTTGCCGGTTTCATCCTTGGAACTGCCACCGCGCCCGAGAATCCAGCGAACCGTGCCGTCCTTGTGGATCTGGCGGAACTCCACCTGGAACTGATCCACCTTGCCCTCGACACATTGCATATTGGCCTTCACGACCCGGTCCATGTCCTCAGGATGAACGCTGTTCAGCCAGGAGTCGGCGTGATTGGGGAATTCCGCCTCGGTGTACCCGAGAATTTCCCTGTACCGCGGCGAATAGTACACGGCGTTGGTGATCAGATTCCAGTCCCAGAGGCCGTCATTGGCCCCTCGGGAAACCAACTTGTACCGTTCTTCGCTTTCAAGCAAGGCACGCAGGGTTTCGTCCCTTTCCGTGACATCGATGAGGGAACAAACGCGGTCTTTGGTGCCGGGGATAATGCGGACAAAGACGTGGACCCGCTTGTGTTCATTGCTTCGGGCAAGGAAGGTGAATTCATAGTTGTTCGGGGCTGCTTGACCGTTTCGGGTGCGGTTGGCGTGATACGCCATCATCCGATGAAGCTCTTCCGGGTCCACGAAATCCGTCCATTTCATCTTTCCCTGAATTTCGGCCGGAGTATAGCCTGACAAGTGTGCAAACTGCGAGTTGCAGCTTTGAATGATCCTGTTGTCGTCGATGAGGACCATGGCGGTCCCGGTGTTTTCGAACAGCGTGCGGTAATGGTTTTCGCTGGTGCGCAGCGCGTCTTCTGCCGCCTTGATTCCGGATATGTCGAGAAGGATGCCCCGGATACCGGTAACTTGACCGTTTTCGATGATGCGTTCAGCGTAGACCTTGACGGGGAAGGTGGATCCGTCCCTTCTTTGAGCCGTGTAAGTCTGTTGTTGCAGGGGGTCGCCAGCGAGCGTCTTGGCCATGTTGGACTGAACGCGCTCTAAGTCATCCTGGTGGATTACATCGGAAAGGGCCAACCCCCTGTATATGTCTTCCTTGGTGTAGCCGTAATTATTCAGAGCAAAGTCATTGGCGTAGAGCAGCTTTCCCCGGATGTCGATTTCAAAGACGAATTGGGGGAGCTTGTCGGCGATCCGGGCATACTTACCGTCTAACGCCTCAGCAAGCTTCGAGCGGAGTGCTTCGAGTTCTTCAATCAACTCGGCCTTGGTTTTCTCTGTGTTCTTCTTCATGGAATTTCCTGCTCCGTGTAGACTAAAACCTATCAAATCCGTCACGGAATAGGCAATGATTATGAACGCCTTTGAGTCCCTTCCGGGAAGCGGACGTTGCGGGCAGCCACACGAAAAACCTGACCGCGACAGGTATTGTCTTGGTCAGGTCAGGTGGATGCGATGCTATTGGTCGCGTTTCGGCTTGTAGTGCTGTTTGTATGGGCGTTTTCCCGGAGGACGCTGGCCCCCCTTCTTGTGGAAATTGCGGTTTGGCGGCTTGCTGTTGCCTTCTCCCCGCGTGATGAGCAGCTGGTCTTCCTGGCTGTTGACCGCGTTCATGATTTTTTCGGCCTCATGGCCTGGCGTGGTGAACGTGGTTCGGTTGCCCTGTATGCGCACATGCTGGATGGACCAGGGTTTGACGCGCGCGGCGGCCGAAACGAAGTCGACGAATTTCTTGGGCGTCAAGCCGTCGGCGCGCCCCAGAGCACAGACAAGGTCTGCCCGTCCATGGCCGGACGAGCCGGCTGGGCCGACGGTGTCGATGTTGCGGTAGCTGGACTCGATCAGTTCATCGCCGAAGGTGTTCTTGAGCAGGGCTGCAACCACCTGTACGGGCGGGTTGTTGTCCAGCAGTTCCTGGGCCATGGAGAGGTAGGCTGTGTGGTCTTCGCTTTCCATGATCGCATCGAGTTCCGACACCACTTTGCTCTTTTTTGAGTAGATGACGTCCTGAATGCGCGGCAGGGCTTCTTTCTTGATATCGATTCCCGAGCTCTTGGAGATGTACATCAGGCGCCGGAATTCGTTGGGCGTGATCAGGGTGATGGCCACGCCCTGCTTGCCTGCACGGCCGGTGCGACCGGTGCGATGGACGAAAGTCTGCGGGTCTTGGGGCAGGGCGAAATTGACCACGTGGGTCAGGTCCGGCACGTCGATGCCGCGTGCGGCCACGTCCGTGGCAACGAGGATGGTTGCCTTGCGTTTGCGGAAACTGTTCAGGATCTTTTCGCGCTGGGTCTGGTTGAGATCCCCGTGGATTGGTTCGGATGGATAGCCGCGCTGGTTGAGCCGGGAGGCCACCAAATCCGCATCGGCGCGGGTGCGGGTGAAGACCAGTCCGTAAAAGTCGGCCTGGGAGTCGATGACCCTGCACAGGGCTTCGAATCGATCCGAATCCGCCATTTCGTGGAAAATATGCTTTGTCAGCGGTGTGTCGGATTTTTCCGATTTCACGGACACCACTTCGTAATCTCCCATGAACTCCTTGGCGATACGCATGACTTCGTGGGGCATGGTGGCTGAAAACAGGAGCGTCCGGCGGTCTTCATTGGCCGAGGCCAGGATTTCCCGGACGTCGTCCACGAAACCCATGTTGCACATCTCGTCCGCCTCATCCAGGATGAAGAAGTCGAGTTTGTCGATGCGCAGCGTGCCGCGCTTGAGGTGGTCCATGATGCGTCCCGGCGTCCCCACGACCACGTCCACACCCTGTTTGAGCGCCTTGAGCTGCATGTGGATGGCCTGGCCGCCGTAGATGGGCAGCACGCGGATGCGTTTTTTGCCTTTGAGTGAATCGATTTCCTCGGCCACCTGGATGGCGAGTTCGCGGGTGGGGGTCAGGATGAGGGACTGGACGCACCGGGCCCTTTCCCTGGCCGCCTCGAGGACGGGCAGGCCAAAGGCTGCGGTTTTGCCTGTGCCGGTCTGTGCCTGCCCTACGATGTCCACCGTACCGCTGAGCAACATGGGGATGGTCAGCGTCTGGATGGGGGTTGGGGCGGTGAATCCTTTGGATTCCAGGGCGGCCAGCATTTCTTCCGACAGCCCCAGTTCCTTGAAACTGGTCATAAATGAATTCCTTTGGAAAAAAGTGAGTTGACCCTATGCTCATGAACAATAGCACAGAGTCACGCAAACGCACAGATGCGTCTGCGCAAAAATACGGTGTTGGAGAATGGAGGGTGGAGGTCTGAGGAAAGGGGAGAGGGAGCCTTCTTCAAAAGATTCCTTCTCCTCTTCCCTCAGCCGCCTGCGGCTCTTATCTCGGGCGGAAGGTGATGCGTCCGCGGGTGAGGTCGTAAGGAGAGAGTTCCACGGTAACGGTGTCGCCGGGCATGACACGGATGCGAAATTTGCGCATT encodes:
- a CDS encoding DEAD/DEAH box helicase; the encoded protein is MTSFKELGLSEEMLAALESKGFTAPTPIQTLTIPMLLSGTVDIVGQAQTGTGKTAAFGLPVLEAARERARCVQSLILTPTRELAIQVAEEIDSLKGKKRIRVLPIYGGQAIHMQLKALKQGVDVVVGTPGRIMDHLKRGTLRIDKLDFFILDEADEMCNMGFVDDVREILASANEDRRTLLFSATMPHEVMRIAKEFMGDYEVVSVKSEKSDTPLTKHIFHEMADSDRFEALCRVIDSQADFYGLVFTRTRADADLVASRLNQRGYPSEPIHGDLNQTQREKILNSFRKRKATILVATDVAARGIDVPDLTHVVNFALPQDPQTFVHRTGRTGRAGKQGVAITLITPNEFRRLMYISKSSGIDIKKEALPRIQDVIYSKKSKVVSELDAIMESEDHTAYLSMAQELLDNNPPVQVVAALLKNTFGDELIESSYRNIDTVGPAGSSGHGRADLVCALGRADGLTPKKFVDFVSAAARVKPWSIQHVRIQGNRTTFTTPGHEAEKIMNAVNSQEDQLLITRGEGNSKPPNRNFHKKGGQRPPGKRPYKQHYKPKRDQ